A genomic segment from Brucella pseudogrignonensis encodes:
- a CDS encoding LacI family DNA-binding transcriptional regulator, with the protein MEEFSEFVGLSRPTVSKYFSDPGSVRLKTRTLIEAAIEKSGFRPNLFAINLNRRRTTILGIIIPNQLDHFYMAMTKRLQTLAQRHGYFAIVLSSDGKPELEKEAIETLRSLNVAGAIIAPLGEQSQHSALARLAEDVPIVYVDSPLDSSSPFVGTDNSKSFHLIVDYLCRSGSEPCYFSMPGVNNNATKRREAYSTAMGKLGFEPRIVELEQSRSWDFEQYAFDQASRILREKGRFPTSTILCANDRIAFGVTSALWQAGLKIGRLNDCDIRVAGHDNNPLSEYTCPPLTTVAQDYNEIGRLAIELLFKKLGDTDENLNNNTEKNILLNAEIKLRLSA; encoded by the coding sequence ATGGAGGAGTTCTCTGAGTTCGTAGGGCTGTCCCGTCCGACGGTTTCAAAGTATTTTAGTGATCCGGGCTCGGTCCGCCTGAAAACTAGAACACTGATTGAAGCGGCTATTGAGAAGTCTGGATTCAGACCAAATCTTTTCGCTATAAACTTAAATAGACGACGCACGACAATTTTGGGAATTATCATTCCCAACCAGCTTGATCACTTCTACATGGCTATGACGAAGCGTTTGCAGACACTCGCACAACGTCATGGCTATTTTGCCATCGTGCTTTCGTCTGATGGCAAACCAGAGCTTGAAAAAGAAGCCATTGAGACATTGCGATCCCTCAACGTGGCCGGGGCAATTATTGCACCGCTTGGCGAGCAATCACAGCATTCTGCACTCGCACGTCTCGCTGAGGATGTGCCGATTGTTTACGTTGACTCTCCCCTCGACAGCAGCTCTCCTTTTGTTGGTACTGACAATTCAAAGTCATTTCATCTGATTGTTGATTATCTTTGTCGCTCTGGTAGCGAGCCGTGTTATTTTTCTATGCCGGGCGTCAATAATAACGCAACAAAGCGGCGAGAAGCCTATTCTACTGCTATGGGAAAACTCGGCTTTGAGCCGAGGATTGTCGAGCTTGAACAAAGCCGTAGCTGGGATTTCGAGCAATATGCTTTTGATCAGGCTTCGCGCATTTTAAGGGAAAAGGGGCGTTTTCCAACCAGCACAATCCTGTGCGCCAATGATCGGATTGCATTTGGAGTGACGTCAGCTCTCTGGCAAGCTGGCCTGAAGATAGGCAGGCTGAATGATTGCGATATTCGTGTCGCTGGGCACGACAACAATCCGTTATCTGAGTATACTTGCCCGCCACTCACAACTGTTGCACAGGACTATAATGAAATAGGACGTCTGGCGATCGAATTGCTTTTCAAAAAGCTTGGTGACACGGACGAAAATTTGAATAACAACACTGAGAAAAATATACTTCTCAACGCAGAAATTAAACTTCGTTTGTCCGCTTAG
- a CDS encoding response regulator, which translates to MENSLILIVEDEPKIAEILNAYLEREGFRTICAGDGETALQHHNSLSPDLVLLDARLPKLDGFTVLARLRQISNTPVIMLTALTEDLDRLSGLRLGADDYISKPFNPLEVVARVKAVLRRFKGSQTVEILRVGNVEIDFKAYSVFVHQDEQRVLLPLTLSEFRILAYMIRRPTHAYERSDILDACLPESDALYRTVDTHISNLRRKFEKQEQFGFFTAVRGIGYRFCDPK; encoded by the coding sequence TTGGAAAATAGCCTCATTCTAATCGTTGAAGATGAGCCCAAGATTGCAGAGATTTTGAACGCTTATTTAGAGCGAGAGGGCTTTCGTACAATTTGTGCAGGGGATGGTGAAACAGCGCTTCAACATCATAACTCGCTCTCACCTGATCTTGTACTACTTGATGCAAGACTACCGAAGCTGGACGGCTTTACCGTTCTCGCCAGATTGAGACAAATATCGAATACGCCTGTAATAATGTTAACTGCATTGACAGAGGACTTGGACAGACTAAGCGGTTTACGTCTGGGAGCCGATGATTATATCTCCAAGCCATTTAATCCTCTGGAAGTTGTCGCCCGCGTAAAAGCTGTGCTTCGTCGTTTCAAAGGATCGCAAACAGTTGAAATCCTCCGTGTTGGCAACGTTGAGATCGACTTTAAAGCATATTCTGTTTTTGTTCATCAAGACGAACAACGCGTGTTGCTTCCGTTAACTCTGAGCGAGTTTCGGATCCTTGCTTACATGATCAGACGACCAACACATGCTTATGAACGCAGTGACATTCTTGATGCCTGCTTGCCCGAAAGTGACGCTCTATACCGTACAGTTGATACTCATATATCAAATCTTAGGCGCAAATTCGAAAAGCAAGAACAATTTGGTTTTTTTACCGCGGTTAGGGGCATAGGCTATCGCTTCTGCGATCCAAAATGA
- a CDS encoding carbohydrate ABC transporter permease, which translates to MANKRIFNKATVSAGIIGWAVALLMFFPILWMLLAAFKTEIDAVAPPKLFFSPTLENFEAVNQRADYFRYAMNSVVESLGATILSLIIAVPAAYAAAFFPGKRTKDLLLWMLSTKMLPAVGVLVPIYLIARDTGLLDSRTGLILIFTLSNLPIVVWMLYSFFKEVPHEILEASRMDGAKVGQQIRYLLLPLSLPGIASTALLSIILCWNEAFWSLNLTASKAAPLTAFIASFSSPEGLFWAKLSAASTLAIAPILVFGWMTQRQLVRGLTFGAVK; encoded by the coding sequence ATGGCTAACAAACGTATATTCAACAAAGCCACAGTCTCCGCCGGTATTATCGGCTGGGCTGTTGCGCTGCTCATGTTCTTTCCAATCCTCTGGATGTTGCTGGCAGCGTTCAAAACCGAGATTGATGCAGTGGCGCCGCCTAAGCTGTTCTTCTCGCCAACGCTTGAAAATTTCGAGGCGGTTAATCAGCGTGCAGACTATTTCCGCTATGCCATGAACAGCGTCGTTGAAAGCCTTGGCGCCACTATTCTCTCGTTGATAATCGCCGTACCGGCAGCTTATGCGGCGGCATTCTTCCCCGGCAAGCGCACCAAAGATCTATTGCTCTGGATGCTTTCGACCAAGATGCTCCCGGCCGTTGGCGTACTTGTTCCGATTTATCTTATCGCGCGCGATACCGGACTTCTGGATTCACGCACCGGGCTCATCCTCATTTTCACACTGTCCAATCTGCCGATAGTTGTGTGGATGCTTTATTCTTTCTTCAAGGAAGTGCCGCATGAAATTCTTGAGGCAAGTCGCATGGATGGTGCAAAGGTGGGCCAGCAGATCCGGTATCTGCTTCTGCCACTCAGCCTGCCCGGGATCGCGTCGACAGCACTACTTTCGATAATCCTGTGCTGGAATGAAGCTTTCTGGAGCCTCAACCTGACCGCCTCGAAGGCTGCTCCACTAACCGCCTTCATAGCATCGTTCTCTTCTCCTGAAGGTCTGTTCTGGGCAAAACTTTCGGCTGCATCCACGCTCGCCATCGCTCCAATCCTTGTGTTTGGTTGGATGACCCAGCGCCAGCTGGTGCGCGGCCTTACCTTCGGCGCAGTGAAATAA
- a CDS encoding phosphatase PAP2 family protein, whose amino-acid sequence MPTETKGTQMQISSFSRVQQSNLNDNNDARLTLQANLALIALLASSFLFIIFPNLDLAIIRIFANGHNFPLSENWILLAIRDANRRLVIYLITIMIVFIALYAVKPQKFNFVRPHKALFVILTFLFGPFLTVQLLKSFIGRVRPRGLLEFGGTADFTPVWQYAAQCARNCSFPSGEAATAAATLSLIIILPIKWRWIGLCILTPILIFASFNRVMFGAHFPSDVIVAWAIMCCLMTWLWRRITNNSKNIDSLIESLGGQLTG is encoded by the coding sequence GTGCCAACTGAAACAAAAGGCACTCAAATGCAAATATCGTCCTTCAGCCGTGTTCAACAGTCAAATCTGAACGACAACAACGATGCACGGCTCACCCTTCAGGCCAATCTTGCTCTTATTGCTCTTTTAGCTTCCAGCTTTCTCTTCATTATATTTCCGAATTTGGATCTAGCTATTATTCGAATTTTCGCCAATGGGCATAATTTCCCGTTGTCAGAAAACTGGATATTGTTGGCTATACGTGATGCTAATCGAAGGTTGGTGATTTATCTGATTACCATAATGATTGTATTCATTGCTTTGTATGCTGTAAAACCACAGAAATTTAATTTTGTTCGGCCTCATAAGGCATTATTCGTTATACTGACCTTCCTGTTTGGGCCTTTTTTAACTGTACAGCTACTCAAGAGTTTTATAGGTCGAGTTCGGCCTCGCGGCCTGCTTGAATTTGGCGGAACAGCAGACTTCACGCCCGTTTGGCAATATGCTGCTCAATGCGCTAGAAATTGTTCATTTCCATCGGGCGAAGCAGCGACAGCGGCTGCTACCCTATCGCTGATAATAATATTGCCAATAAAGTGGCGATGGATTGGCCTTTGCATTCTTACACCTATTTTAATTTTTGCATCCTTTAATCGCGTGATGTTCGGAGCGCATTTTCCTTCAGATGTGATTGTCGCTTGGGCTATTATGTGCTGCCTTATGACCTGGCTTTGGCGACGTATTACCAATAATTCTAAAAATATTGATTCTCTCATAGAGAGTTTGGGAGGACAACTCACTGGCTGA
- a CDS encoding GNAT family N-acetyltransferase: protein MTKPTFNDSDARFSGEIKIRAMGPADKTHWKKLYRAYAAFYKVPMNDNILDRTWAWLQDATHPLEGLVAQSGESIIGFAHFWPQPRPLQGQYAGFLDDLFVDPSHRSRGVGRMLIGALSDIASMRGWTMLSWVTAQDNLTARRLYDDVAKAANWVTYERSFG, encoded by the coding sequence ATGACCAAACCAACATTCAACGATAGTGATGCGCGATTTTCGGGGGAAATTAAAATCCGTGCTATGGGACCAGCGGATAAAACACACTGGAAAAAACTCTATCGAGCCTATGCCGCTTTCTACAAGGTACCCATGAATGACAATATACTGGATCGCACATGGGCCTGGTTGCAAGATGCAACGCATCCATTGGAAGGGCTGGTGGCTCAATCCGGCGAAAGCATCATCGGTTTTGCCCACTTCTGGCCTCAACCAAGGCCTTTGCAAGGCCAATATGCTGGGTTTCTTGATGACCTTTTTGTCGATCCATCTCACCGCAGCCGCGGTGTTGGGCGTATGCTTATTGGGGCGCTTAGCGATATTGCAAGCATGCGCGGCTGGACAATGCTGAGTTGGGTGACTGCGCAGGACAATCTAACTGCGCGTCGTCTTTATGACGACGTTGCAAAAGCAGCCAACTGGGTCACGTACGAGCGTTCATTTGGATGA
- a CDS encoding PLP-dependent aminotransferase family protein, whose product MFKHSQLESVKAWLSHPAHSAMPLHARIQRAIRQLIVDGALSRGKPLPASRALSQSLGVSRDTVEAAYAQLHAEGFIERRVGSGSFVSQIAELSVGRRLTKRSPKPKDQSPELSKRGSAMFQSGGVRESLTPRPFAPGIPDTRNFPLALWERLQRQVLKEIGQQTLLHGDPQGVEPLRQAIADYINLERGARASADRVLILTSSQQALTLCANVLFDPGERIYIEDPAYYGARKAFNAAGLNCVPVALDQQGINIEPIISDPNPARAVFLTPSHQFPTGATLALDRRLALIEWAKRHRRWIIEDDYDSEFHYAGRPTACMQGLDQYDRTIYIGTFTKSLFPGLRIGYVVLPEQLVKPMTTARTLLDGHTASIPQYTLARFIEGGHFGAYIRTMRGIYAQRLELLTRLVRKHLADFIEPRVPVGGLQMPCLLTCDISEQVVLEAARRSQIELLGLSALHATGEGEAGFLLGFAAYTPIELEIAVRKLEKIFHTLKVGPSAKCS is encoded by the coding sequence TTGTTCAAGCACTCGCAACTCGAATCCGTAAAGGCATGGCTTAGTCACCCAGCGCACTCAGCCATGCCACTTCACGCGCGTATTCAACGCGCGATCCGGCAATTAATCGTGGATGGTGCACTCAGTCGCGGCAAACCACTTCCAGCCTCACGTGCACTCTCACAATCACTGGGTGTTTCTCGCGATACGGTCGAAGCCGCTTATGCGCAGCTTCATGCGGAAGGTTTCATTGAACGTCGCGTCGGCAGCGGAAGTTTCGTCTCACAAATTGCAGAGCTTTCTGTCGGTCGTCGACTAACGAAACGCTCTCCCAAACCAAAAGATCAATCGCCAGAACTCAGCAAGCGTGGCAGCGCGATGTTCCAAAGCGGTGGCGTGCGTGAGAGTTTGACCCCACGCCCATTCGCGCCCGGTATTCCCGACACAAGAAACTTCCCGCTCGCACTTTGGGAGCGCTTACAAAGACAAGTTCTCAAAGAGATCGGACAGCAAACGCTTTTGCATGGAGACCCGCAAGGGGTCGAACCGTTGCGACAAGCGATAGCAGACTATATAAATCTCGAACGTGGCGCACGCGCCAGTGCGGATCGCGTGCTAATCCTCACATCCTCGCAACAGGCCCTTACATTGTGCGCGAATGTGCTGTTTGATCCGGGTGAGCGCATCTATATCGAAGACCCCGCTTATTATGGAGCCCGCAAAGCATTTAATGCTGCTGGGTTGAATTGCGTGCCCGTTGCGCTGGATCAACAAGGCATAAATATCGAGCCCATCATCAGTGATCCCAATCCAGCACGCGCTGTCTTCCTCACACCCTCACATCAATTCCCAACGGGTGCTACCTTGGCCTTGGACCGCCGGCTTGCATTGATCGAATGGGCGAAGCGTCATCGCCGCTGGATAATAGAGGATGACTACGATAGTGAGTTTCATTATGCGGGCAGACCCACAGCCTGCATGCAAGGCCTCGATCAGTATGACAGAACCATATATATTGGGACTTTTACCAAATCACTCTTTCCGGGATTACGAATAGGTTATGTCGTATTGCCCGAACAGCTGGTCAAACCAATGACCACCGCCCGCACGCTTCTCGATGGGCATACCGCATCCATTCCACAATATACGCTTGCCCGCTTTATAGAAGGCGGACATTTCGGAGCCTATATTCGCACCATGCGCGGTATCTATGCGCAGCGCCTTGAATTACTGACTAGGTTGGTTCGCAAACATCTTGCAGATTTTATTGAGCCACGCGTGCCCGTGGGGGGCTTGCAAATGCCATGCCTATTAACATGCGACATCTCCGAGCAAGTGGTTTTGGAAGCGGCTCGTCGTTCTCAAATTGAGCTGTTAGGGCTATCAGCACTCCATGCCACAGGTGAAGGCGAAGCTGGGTTTCTGCTCGGCTTCGCGGCCTATACACCGATAGAACTTGAGATCGCGGTCAGGAAGCTTGAAAAGATATTCCACACACTCAAAGTCGGTCCATCAGCGAAATGTAGTTAA
- a CDS encoding sugar ABC transporter substrate-binding protein: MRTKSYIAGLIASVAGGVIMANTASAEELTIATVNNADMIIMQKLSSEWEKETGNKLNWVVLEENVLRQRVTTDIATKSGQFDIMTIGGYEAPIWGKAGWLLEVDDLGDDYDYNDLIEPVRAGLTVDEKLYAVPFYAESSFTLYRKDLFDAAGLTMPDQPTYEQIKEFATKLTDKSKEQYGLCLRGKPGWGENMAYLGTLVNTYGGRWFDEEWKPQINSDEWKKAINFYVDLMKEAGPPGITSNGFNENQALFSTGHCAMWIDATSAAGRIYDPNQSQVADKVAFTKAPVEVTPNGSSWAWSWNLAIPASTNKAEAAKSFLKWATSKGYVDLVGEKEGWVAVPPGTRQSTYANENYKKAAPFAETVLTAIESADPTKPTKDPVPYTGIQFVAIPEFQAIGTIVGQAISSAVAGQQSVDAALDGAQRQAEQIMTQAGYIK, from the coding sequence ATGCGAACCAAATCTTATATTGCCGGGCTTATTGCATCGGTTGCAGGTGGCGTAATCATGGCAAACACAGCCTCGGCCGAAGAATTGACCATCGCAACAGTCAACAATGCCGACATGATCATCATGCAGAAGCTTTCGTCGGAATGGGAAAAGGAGACCGGCAACAAGCTCAACTGGGTGGTTCTGGAAGAGAATGTTCTGCGCCAGCGCGTGACCACCGATATTGCTACCAAAAGTGGTCAGTTCGATATTATGACCATCGGCGGCTACGAAGCGCCTATCTGGGGTAAAGCAGGATGGCTGCTTGAAGTTGATGATCTCGGTGACGATTACGACTACAATGATTTGATCGAACCGGTTCGCGCTGGTCTGACGGTTGATGAGAAGCTCTACGCAGTGCCTTTCTATGCCGAGAGCTCGTTCACGCTTTATCGCAAAGATTTGTTTGACGCTGCTGGCCTCACAATGCCGGATCAGCCGACTTATGAGCAGATCAAGGAGTTCGCGACTAAACTTACCGACAAATCGAAAGAGCAATATGGTCTTTGTCTGCGTGGAAAGCCAGGCTGGGGCGAGAATATGGCTTATCTCGGAACGCTCGTAAACACGTACGGCGGTCGTTGGTTTGATGAAGAATGGAAGCCTCAAATTAATTCCGACGAATGGAAAAAGGCGATTAACTTCTACGTCGATCTGATGAAAGAAGCTGGACCTCCCGGAATTACTTCAAACGGTTTCAACGAAAATCAGGCACTTTTTTCGACTGGCCATTGCGCCATGTGGATCGATGCTACATCCGCAGCAGGCCGCATTTATGATCCAAACCAGAGTCAGGTTGCCGATAAAGTCGCTTTCACAAAGGCACCTGTTGAAGTGACGCCAAACGGCTCGTCATGGGCTTGGTCGTGGAATCTCGCAATTCCTGCATCGACAAACAAGGCAGAAGCCGCAAAGTCGTTCCTGAAGTGGGCCACGTCAAAGGGTTATGTTGATCTGGTCGGAGAGAAGGAAGGCTGGGTTGCTGTTCCTCCGGGTACGCGTCAGTCGACCTATGCCAACGAGAACTACAAAAAAGCAGCTCCTTTCGCTGAGACGGTTCTCACGGCTATTGAGTCTGCCGATCCGACGAAACCGACAAAGGATCCGGTTCCTTACACAGGTATCCAGTTCGTAGCGATCCCTGAATTCCAGGCTATTGGTACGATTGTCGGTCAGGCCATTTCGTCGGCTGTTGCTGGTCAACAGAGTGTTGACGCAGCGCTTGATGGTGCACAGCGTCAGGCAGAGCAAATTATGACACAGGCCGGTTACATCAAGTAA
- a CDS encoding benzoate/H(+) symporter BenE family transporter: MPRTSSRTLTRINDIIHPVVAGLISVIVNYGGTFILVFQAARVANLSPELTASWVWSISIGVGFSGLLLSWRYREPIITAWSTPAAAFLVTALATTSYAEAIGAYMISAIAFVLLGLTGCFEKVIRLIPPGIASGLLAGILLQLGIGAFSSVSVDPILVGTLIAAYVVLKRVSARYAVIGILLIGLFLLLMQGRVDLSDLELKLAAPVFTMPEFSLNATLSIALPLFLITLTGQYMPGMLVLRNDGFQTSANPIVTVTGLGSLIMAPFGSHAFNIAAITAAIATGREAHEDPSKRWIAGIAAGCFYILVGVFGVTLAAVFMAFPATFITTLAGLALLGAIGGSLAGAMADARSREASLITFLASAANISLLGIGGAFWGLVIGLVASIVLNGQFQRKSDE; this comes from the coding sequence ATGCCCCGTACCTCTTCACGCACGCTTACTCGAATAAATGATATAATCCACCCTGTTGTTGCAGGTTTGATTTCAGTCATCGTCAATTATGGCGGTACGTTCATTCTCGTTTTTCAGGCGGCTCGTGTTGCCAATCTTAGCCCCGAATTGACCGCATCCTGGGTTTGGTCGATTTCGATCGGCGTCGGGTTTTCTGGTTTACTGCTGAGCTGGCGTTATCGTGAACCAATCATCACAGCATGGTCCACACCAGCTGCAGCGTTCCTTGTTACTGCCCTCGCCACAACATCCTATGCGGAAGCGATTGGGGCTTACATGATCTCAGCTATTGCCTTCGTTCTGCTTGGTCTGACTGGATGTTTTGAAAAAGTTATCCGGTTGATACCACCCGGCATAGCTTCGGGGTTGCTTGCAGGCATATTATTGCAACTTGGGATAGGCGCATTCAGCAGTGTGAGTGTTGATCCCATTTTGGTGGGTACGCTGATCGCTGCCTATGTCGTTTTAAAGCGTGTTTCCGCACGATATGCAGTCATTGGCATCTTGTTGATTGGGCTTTTTCTCCTGCTGATGCAGGGTCGTGTTGATCTGTCCGATCTGGAATTGAAACTGGCTGCTCCGGTTTTTACCATGCCAGAGTTTAGCCTGAACGCCACGCTCAGTATCGCACTGCCGTTGTTCCTTATCACCTTAACAGGTCAATATATGCCCGGCATGTTGGTGCTGCGCAATGATGGGTTTCAGACAAGTGCCAACCCCATCGTAACGGTAACGGGCCTGGGGTCGCTCATCATGGCGCCGTTTGGCTCCCACGCCTTCAACATTGCAGCTATTACTGCTGCCATCGCCACCGGACGGGAAGCACACGAAGATCCGTCGAAACGCTGGATTGCCGGTATCGCTGCGGGCTGTTTTTATATTCTGGTCGGAGTGTTTGGAGTAACGCTCGCAGCTGTGTTTATGGCATTCCCCGCAACGTTTATTACAACACTTGCGGGGCTTGCTCTGCTTGGCGCCATTGGCGGAAGCCTTGCTGGTGCGATGGCAGATGCTCGTTCGCGAGAAGCATCGCTTATTACTTTTCTGGCATCCGCTGCGAATATCAGTTTGCTCGGTATTGGCGGAGCATTCTGGGGGCTGGTCATTGGCCTTGTTGCGTCAATTGTGTTGAACGGACAATTTCAGCGAAAATCCGATGAGTAG
- a CDS encoding sugar ABC transporter permease: MPSNTAAAASTKSRFASRSPRSIRTGPLLAPAVIVLLLWMIVPLAMTLWFSFQYYNLINPFVTGFAGVSNYSFLLSDPGLWSAIAKTLILLGSVLAISIIFGVLFAVIFDQDFFGKNVARLLVIAPFFVMPTVSALIWKNLLMHPVNGFFAFVSRSFGLPVIDWFSQFPMASVIMIVSWQWVPFATLILMTAMQSLDREQMEAARLDGAKGPAMFYYIILPHLLRPISVVIMIETIFLLAIFAEILVTTSGGPGIATTTLTYFIYLKALLQWDIGSASAAGVIAIVLANIVAFFLIRTVARNLDN; encoded by the coding sequence ATGCCATCTAATACAGCTGCTGCAGCCAGCACAAAATCTCGTTTTGCATCCAGATCGCCCCGCAGCATCCGCACGGGGCCTCTGCTTGCACCAGCCGTTATTGTGTTACTGCTTTGGATGATCGTTCCACTGGCGATGACGCTGTGGTTCTCTTTCCAATATTATAATCTCATCAATCCTTTTGTGACCGGCTTTGCCGGTGTTTCGAATTACTCATTCCTTCTTTCCGACCCTGGCTTGTGGTCGGCAATCGCCAAAACGTTGATTCTGCTCGGATCTGTCTTGGCTATATCCATCATATTCGGCGTGCTCTTTGCCGTAATTTTCGATCAGGATTTCTTCGGCAAAAATGTTGCACGCCTTCTGGTTATTGCACCATTCTTCGTTATGCCGACCGTGTCGGCATTGATTTGGAAGAATCTGCTGATGCATCCGGTCAATGGCTTTTTCGCCTTCGTATCGCGCAGCTTTGGTCTCCCGGTTATCGACTGGTTTTCGCAGTTCCCCATGGCCTCGGTCATTATGATTGTGTCCTGGCAATGGGTGCCTTTTGCAACGCTTATTCTGATGACTGCCATGCAATCGCTTGACCGTGAGCAAATGGAAGCGGCACGTCTTGATGGCGCGAAAGGGCCGGCGATGTTTTATTATATCATTCTGCCGCATCTTCTGCGACCGATCTCGGTCGTGATCATGATCGAAACGATTTTTCTTCTGGCGATTTTCGCTGAAATTCTCGTCACCACCTCGGGCGGTCCGGGTATTGCGACCACGACGCTGACCTACTTCATCTATCTTAAAGCGCTTCTGCAATGGGATATTGGCAGTGCATCGGCTGCGGGCGTTATTGCTATCGTTCTTGCCAATATTGTCGCCTTTTTCCTCATCCGTACTGTTGCGCGAAATCTGGATAATTAG
- a CDS encoding HAMP domain-containing sensor histidine kinase → MRVPVLSLATQVAIIIAVMLLLSVGLAFLGVNWYSSYLEDALLKTLPADAAKAYNDINAGILPETAGLKALLEQFSSFSELFDSNIYLSVLVSGLLSALLCSTIGIYLTRRITQPLERLTKTAEALRSGDFSIQKVGPHHGPLEVLSLVDSFNDLVSSLQQMENRLSFNNMAVAHELRTPLTILRGSMQGMIDGVFPMEKKALGSLVLQIDGLSRIVEDLRTLSLAIGQKLVMHCQMTDLSELIKDVLISTKPILNDSDIKVELDLEPIQAFVDAQRMRQAFLAIIENTCRYAGQGTTLRFSIVDISDDLLAVQIGDNGSGFPSDMRLTEITPFWRGEESRSRVTGGTGLGLSVVQAIVVAHGGRLELSNKLSGGALCSMRLPKKTCPERFS, encoded by the coding sequence ATGAGAGTTCCTGTTCTTTCACTTGCCACACAGGTTGCGATTATCATCGCTGTAATGTTGCTACTAAGCGTCGGATTAGCTTTCCTCGGCGTGAATTGGTATTCTTCTTATCTTGAAGATGCTCTGCTAAAGACGCTACCCGCAGATGCCGCGAAGGCTTACAATGATATAAATGCGGGTATCCTTCCTGAAACCGCTGGATTGAAAGCTCTTCTTGAGCAATTCAGTAGTTTTTCAGAGCTGTTTGATTCGAACATTTATTTATCAGTTTTAGTTTCGGGTTTATTATCAGCGCTTCTTTGCAGTACAATTGGGATTTATTTAACACGAAGAATTACGCAGCCACTAGAACGTCTCACCAAGACGGCAGAAGCCCTAAGGTCAGGAGATTTCTCAATTCAAAAAGTGGGTCCTCATCATGGCCCATTAGAGGTCTTGAGCCTGGTTGATAGTTTTAACGACTTGGTGAGTAGCCTGCAACAAATGGAAAATAGGTTAAGTTTTAATAATATGGCAGTAGCTCATGAATTGCGTACACCTCTCACAATTTTACGTGGGTCAATGCAAGGAATGATAGACGGTGTATTCCCAATGGAAAAGAAGGCTCTGGGCAGTCTTGTTCTTCAAATAGACGGACTTTCACGGATCGTCGAAGATCTTCGTACGCTATCGCTTGCAATTGGCCAGAAGCTTGTGATGCATTGCCAAATGACGGATCTATCGGAGCTGATTAAAGATGTATTGATCTCAACTAAGCCAATATTGAATGACAGCGATATAAAAGTCGAATTGGATCTGGAGCCCATTCAAGCCTTCGTTGATGCTCAAAGAATGAGACAAGCCTTTCTTGCAATTATCGAAAATACCTGTCGATATGCTGGGCAAGGAACCACGTTACGGTTTTCCATAGTTGATATTTCGGATGATTTATTGGCAGTCCAAATAGGTGATAACGGATCCGGATTCCCTAGCGACATGCGTCTTACTGAGATCACGCCGTTTTGGCGCGGAGAAGAATCAAGATCACGGGTTACAGGAGGAACCGGACTAGGGCTCTCCGTTGTTCAAGCGATCGTCGTGGCTCATGGTGGACGACTCGAATTAAGCAACAAGTTATCGGGCGGAGCGTTGTGTTCAATGAGACTCCCAAAGAAGACCTGCCCTGAACGTTTTTCTTAA